In Desulfoferula mesophila, the genomic window ATGCTGGGCCCGGCCAAGGCCAAGGTGGCCCGCCGGGGAGCCCGGGTGCGGCTCATGGCCGGGGACGGCACCGCCCTGCCCTTTGCCGCGGCCACCTTCGACGCGGTGAGCATCGCCTTCGGCATCCGCAACATCCCCCGCAGGGTGGCGGCCCTGACCGAGGTGCGCCGGGTGCTGCGGCCGGGCGGGCGGGTCTACGTGCTGGAGTTCACCACCCCCCAGCGGCCCCTGGTGCGCCGCTTGTACCGGCGCTACCTCATGCACCTGTTGCCCAAGATCGGGGGGCTGATCTCCGGCGACGAGTTCGGCTACCGTTACCTGGCCGAGACCATCATGGAATTCCCCACCCCGGCCGCCTTCCGGCAGGAGATGGCCGAGGCCGGGCTGGTGGCGCCGCGCAGCCATGCCCTCACCAAGGGCGTGGCCTGGCTGCACGTGGCCGAGCGACCGCTGTAGGGATTTACGAAAGACTAGATGGGGCGGGGCACCACGCTGACCTTCTTGTCCAACACCTTGCCGTAGAGGCGCACCGCCTCCTCCAGATAGTCGGCAAAGGGCACGCGGTGCCGAGCGGCCTTGTTGCGGGCGCGCTCCAGGGCTTCGGCGTCCATGACCAGGTAGGCCGCCACCCGCAGGGGTTCCTTTTCCTTGGCGAGGTTGTTTTTGGCCATGGCTTTGTGTAGCTCCCCAAGAGTGCTAAATTGATCGCCAGGGGGCCGTGGCGGCCCTTGGGGAGAGTATAACATGGAGTTGATTTTTCTGGGCACCGGCGGGGCCTGGGGCCTGCCGGAGCACCGCTGCCCCTGCGCCACCTGCCGCCATCTGCGCGCCATCGGCGAAAGCCGCACCCGCACCAGCCTGTGGCTCGACGGCCCGGCCCGTCTGCTCATCGACCCCGGACCGGACCTGCGGGCCCAGCTCATGCGCGAGGACCTGCCCCGGCCCGACGCGGTGCTCATCACCCACGAGCACGGCGACCACTATCTAGGCCTGGACGAACTCTTGTGCTTCCGCCGGGCCGTGCCGCCGGGGGACTGGCAACCCATCCCGGTCTACGCCACGGCCTCGGCCTGGGAGCAGATCGAGCCCCGTTTCGGCTACCTGTTGGGCAGCCTTCTGGAAAAGCGCCTGGCCGTGCCGGGGGAGGAACTCATTGGCTCGCCCTTTGGCCCCGCGCTGGCCGCCCGCCCGGTAAAAACCTATCACGGCGCCATGGCTAAGGGCGCGGTGGGCTACGTGCTCACCCTGGCCACCGATCAGGGTCCCCTGCGCCTGGGCTACACCAGCGACCTGCTGCGGGTGGAGGCCCCCCAGGGCTTCGCGGGCCTGGACCTCCTTGTGTGCCAGAGCCACTTCGTGCACGAGCCCCAGGAGAACCGGGCCAACCACCTGAGCCTGCAACGGGCCTTGCCGCTGCTCGCCGCCTGGCGACCGAAGCGGGTCTACCTGGCCCACCTCTCCTGTCAGGACTTCGTCCCCGGCGACGAGCCCGCCAACGCCATCCTTAAAAAATACGCTCCCGGCGATCCCCTCAAGGACCCCAAAGGCGAGCCCTATCCCGTACCCCGCGACCAGGCCTCCTGGCAGGCCCTGGCCCAGCGGGTCTTCGCGGACCAGGGCCTGGGCATGCCGGTAACCGTGGCCCACGACGGGCTCCGGGTACCCCTGCCATGAGGCGCGCGGCGATATCCCGAGGCGGCGCGTTCCTGCTGTGCCTGCTCTGCCTGGCCCTGCCGGCCCGGGCCGGGGGCTTCAGCGCCGAGGTGGCCCGGGTCAACGACGGCGACACCCTCACCATCCACTATCAGGGCAAGACCGAACTGGTGCGCTTCATCGGGGTGGACGCGCCGGAGACGTCCCACAGCAAGTCCCTGGCCCGCAAGGCCAAGAACGCCGGGCGCAGCGCCACCCAGGAGGCCCAGGCGGGCGCGGCCAGCCGCCAGGCCCTGCTAAAGATGGTGGCGGTGGGCGACACGGTGCGCCTCAAGGAAGGGCGGCCCCAGAGCCACAAGCGCGACCGTTACGGCCGCCTGCTGGCCTTCGTGTATATCGCCGACGGGCGGATGCTCAACCAGGAGATGATCGCCCAGGGCTGGGCCAAGGCCTACCGGTCCTTTAATTACCGGCACAAAAGCGCCTTCATGAATGCGGAAAGCGAGGCCCGCTGGGAGCGGCGGGGGCTGTGGGCCCCTGGAGAGGCCTATTATCTGGAACGCAGGACCGGGGACACCCCCTTCAGGCTCAACTCCAAGCCGTAGTTGGCCGCCACCTCAACGGCCGGGCGGCCCAGCACCAAGTACAGCGCCTGGGGGCGGTAGCCGTAGCGCTCGGCGATGGCCTGGCGCAGGTGGTGATCCAGCTCCAAGAGGCTCAGGGCCGGAGCCTGATCCCTGCCCCGGGCCACCTGGGCCAGGGCCTGGTGCAGCGCCTCGGCGGGCAGCTTCACCTCGTACTCCTTGGCCAGGGCCAGGGCGGTGGGGTCGTCGGCCAAAAGTTCCGCCCGGCTCAGGCGGGGGCGCTCCTCCAGTTGCCCGGCGTGACGCCCGGACCAGCACTCCAGCCAGCGGCATTGCAAGGGACGCTGCTCGTAGATGCGGCAGCCGCCCCCTCCCAGCCAGGCGCAACTGCCACCCCGCTCCCGCAGCTTGATCAACTCCCGCTCCAGGGTTTGCAAGCCCCCCAGGCGGGCGGAGTGCACCCGCTCCCCGGCCCGCAGGGTGACCAGGCTCTCCCATCCCAGCCCGACGGCCTTGAGGCGGGGCAGGTCCTCGGCATAGAGGGTGGGGCTGGAGGCGCGGCAGCAGGTGGCGCAGCCCAGGCAGCGCTTTGCCCGGGCCAGGTCGGCCAGGCAGGCGGCCAGGCGGGCGGCCGGGGCCGCCTCGGCGATGAGCCCGGCTAGCGCGCGGTCGTGGCCCACGGCGCGGGCGGCGGCGGCCGAATCCACCCCCCTGGCCTCGGCCAGCAGAGCGGCGCAGGCCTGGGCCAGGGCGCCGGGCCCCGCCTGGCGGGCCCGCTCCAGCCGCTGGGTCATCTGTTGCTGGTCGGTCAAGCGTGCCTTCCCGGCCTAGCCCGCACGTCGCGCGAGAGCTAGACGTTGACCCCCAGGGCCCGCTCCACCAGGGCCCGCGAGCGGGCGAAGCACTGCTCCACCTCCTCCCCGCTCAGTCCGGCAAAGCGTCCCACCCTTTGGGCGTAGGCGTGGTCGATGAGATCGCGGGGGGCGTGGGAATCGGTGTTGATCACCAGGCCCGCCCCGGCGGCTCGCCCCAGGGAGGCCACCCGGCCGTTGCCCAGGCTGTGCCCGCCCCGGGCGCTGATCTCGAGCATAACCCCCTTGTCGGCGGCCAGGGCGCATTCCTCGGGGGTGATCATCCCCGGATGGGCCAGGATGTCCACCCCGGCCTCGATGGCCGCCCGGTTGGTGCCCGGCGCCACCGGCTCCACCGGGCTCTCGCCGTGCACCACCACGATCTGGGCCCCCATGGCCCGGGCCTTTTGGGTATAGGGGCCAATGAGCGCCGGCGGCAGGTGGGTCAGCTCCACCCCGGCCAGCAGGCGCATGGCGTGGTGGCGGTCCAACTCCGCCGCCGCGGCCAGCAGGCGGGGCAAAACCATCTCCAGGTTGCTCATGTCCGCGTGGTCGGTGAAGGCCAGGGCCTCCAGGCCCAAGACCTGGGCCCGCTGGGCCAGCTCGGCGGGCAGGAGCTCGCCGTCGCTGAACAAGGTGTGGGTGTGCAGATCGATCATTAGGGACTTCTCCGGGTGGGCCTGGTTACATCTTATATTTGCCGAAGTCCTCGGGGTCCATGGACTCCAGCAGGTCCTTCCACTCCTTGTCACCCTGGGCCGGGGACGCGGCGGCGGTGGCCAACACCTCCTCGGCCACCAAGATAGGAGCCTGGGCCCTGAGGGCCAGGGCGATGGCGTCCGAGGGCCGCGAGTCCACGGTGCTCACCTCTCCGGCGGCGTCCTGCAAATACAGTTGGGCGTAAAAGGTGTTGTCCTGGAGCGCGGTGACCTCCACCTTGAGAATCTTGCGGCCCATGTGGGTTATCAGGCTCAAGGCCAGGTCGTGGGTCATGGGCCGGGAAAAGGTTACCTTTTCCAGTTCGCTGGCAATGGCGGTGGCCTCCAGCAGGCCGATCCAGATGGGCAAGGTGCGCTCGCCGGTCAGCTCCTGCAAAATTATGATGGGGCTGTTGGTGGCCGGATCGATGGTCAATCCCTGTACCTTCATATGGATCATGCCGAAATTGCTCCTGGGGCCGGCAGCAGCTCACCGGCCAGAGAGTTTTCCCTTCCCTCGGTGATGCGCACCATCACCAGGCTCTCGGCCAACTCCGGCGTACCGGGAAAGTTGACCACCCGGCCGGCGCGCGTGCGCCCGCTCATGAGGCCCTCGCCGTGTCTGGCCGGGCCTTCCACCAACACCTCTTCCAGCTTGCCCGCCTGGGCCTGGTGCTCGGCCAGGCCGATCTCCCTTTGCAGGGCCTGCAACTCCACTAGGCGCT contains:
- a CDS encoding thermonuclease family protein, translated to MRRAAISRGGAFLLCLLCLALPARAGGFSAEVARVNDGDTLTIHYQGKTELVRFIGVDAPETSHSKSLARKAKNAGRSATQEAQAGAASRQALLKMVAVGDTVRLKEGRPQSHKRDRYGRLLAFVYIADGRMLNQEMIAQGWAKAYRSFNYRHKSAFMNAESEARWERRGLWAPGEAYYLERRTGDTPFRLNSKP
- a CDS encoding ubiquinone/menaquinone biosynthesis methyltransferase, which codes for MRDEATQISQVRRIFNQVVPVYDLLNHVLSAGQDLHWRDFTARAMRLGPGAKVLDVATGTGDLALAEAALPQKPLVVGLDLVPAMLGPAKAKVARRGARVRLMAGDGTALPFAAATFDAVSIAFGIRNIPRRVAALTEVRRVLRPGGRVYVLEFTTPQRPLVRRLYRRYLMHLLPKIGGLISGDEFGYRYLAETIMEFPTPAAFRQEMAEAGLVAPRSHALTKGVAWLHVAERPL
- a CDS encoding bifunctional nuclease family protein, whose translation is MIHMKVQGLTIDPATNSPIIILQELTGERTLPIWIGLLEATAIASELEKVTFSRPMTHDLALSLITHMGRKILKVEVTALQDNTFYAQLYLQDAAGEVSTVDSRPSDAIALALRAQAPILVAEEVLATAAASPAQGDKEWKDLLESMDPEDFGKYKM
- a CDS encoding YkgJ family cysteine cluster protein; its protein translation is MTDQQQMTQRLERARQAGPGALAQACAALLAEARGVDSAAAARAVGHDRALAGLIAEAAPAARLAACLADLARAKRCLGCATCCRASSPTLYAEDLPRLKAVGLGWESLVTLRAGERVHSARLGGLQTLERELIKLRERGGSCAWLGGGGCRIYEQRPLQCRWLECWSGRHAGQLEERPRLSRAELLADDPTALALAKEYEVKLPAEALHQALAQVARGRDQAPALSLLELDHHLRQAIAERYGYRPQALYLVLGRPAVEVAANYGLELSLKGVSPVLRSR
- a CDS encoding MBL fold metallo-hydrolase — its product is MELIFLGTGGAWGLPEHRCPCATCRHLRAIGESRTRTSLWLDGPARLLIDPGPDLRAQLMREDLPRPDAVLITHEHGDHYLGLDELLCFRRAVPPGDWQPIPVYATASAWEQIEPRFGYLLGSLLEKRLAVPGEELIGSPFGPALAARPVKTYHGAMAKGAVGYVLTLATDQGPLRLGYTSDLLRVEAPQGFAGLDLLVCQSHFVHEPQENRANHLSLQRALPLLAAWRPKRVYLAHLSCQDFVPGDEPANAILKKYAPGDPLKDPKGEPYPVPRDQASWQALAQRVFADQGLGMPVTVAHDGLRVPLP
- a CDS encoding histidinol phosphate phosphatase domain-containing protein → MIDLHTHTLFSDGELLPAELAQRAQVLGLEALAFTDHADMSNLEMVLPRLLAAAAELDRHHAMRLLAGVELTHLPPALIGPYTQKARAMGAQIVVVHGESPVEPVAPGTNRAAIEAGVDILAHPGMITPEECALAADKGVMLEISARGGHSLGNGRVASLGRAAGAGLVINTDSHAPRDLIDHAYAQRVGRFAGLSGEEVEQCFARSRALVERALGVNV